The Pseudomonas chlororaphis subsp. piscium genome contains the following window.
CTGGCCGAACGCCGCTCGCCATCGAGCACCGCCATCTCGCCAAAGGCCCGGCCGCTGCGCAGGGTGGCGATGGTCACGCGCACGCCTTCGCTGTTGGTCTTCTGCACCGCCACCTGGCCGGAATGGATGATGCACATGAAGCTGCCGGCATCGCCTTCGCGGAAGATTTCCTGGCCCTGGGCGATGCTGCTGATGCTGAAGTAACCGGCGGCGGCATTGAAGTCGGCCGGCAAGAGTTGATCGAACAATCCGCAGTCCATCAGCCAATCGCGGATTTCGTTGTTCAACAAGGTGGGTTCTGGCATGTCGTCACGGTCTTTTTCTTGTGTCTGTTGCGGTCGGTATGGCCTGGGGCCGGCGGTCCTGTGTTAAGACAGGAGCGCCGGCCGGAGTTCCTCAGGCAATGCCCAGAATCTTGAAAACAAATGCATATTCGAGCGCTACGTCACGCAATCCCTGGTAACGCCCGCTCATGCCGCCATGGCCGGCGCCCAGCTCGGTCTTGAGCAGCAGCAGGTTGTCGTCGGTCTTGGTGGCGCGCAGCCGGGCCACCCACTTGGCCGCTTCCCAGTACTGCACGCGGCTGTCGTTGTAGCCGGCGATCACCAGGGTCGCCGGATAGGCCTTGGCCTCGACATTCTCGTAGGGCGCGTAGGCCTTGATCCGCGCGTAGACCTCGGGCTCCTCGGGGTTGCCCCATTCGTCGTACTCGGTGACGGTCAGCGGCAGCTCGGGGTCGAGCATGGTGTTGAGCACATCGACGAACGGCACCTCGGCGATCGCCGCCTTGAACAGTTCCGGGCGCTGGTTGAGTACCGCGCCGATCAACAGGCCGCCGGCGCTGCCGCCGCTGATGGCCAGTTGTCCGGAAGTGGTCAGGCCCTGGGCGATCAGGTGTTCGGCGCAGGCGATGAAGTCGCTGAAGGTGTTCTGCTTGTGTTCCTGCTTGCCGGCGCGGTACCAGGCTTCGCCCAGCTCGCCGCCGCCCCGCACGTGGGCGATGGCGAAAGCCACGCCGCGCTCCAGCAGGCTCAGCCGCGCATGGGAGAACCACGGGTCGAGGCTTTCGCCGTAGGCGCCGTAGCCGTAGAGGTACAGCGGTGCCGGCCGGCCCAGGGCTTCGCGCTTGATCACCAGGCTGATCGGCACCTGGGTGCCATCGGCCGCGGTCGCCCACAGGCGCTGGCTGACATAGGCATCCGGGTCGAAGACGCCCAGCACCGGGGTTTCCTTGAGCACTTTCTGTTCGCCGCCGGCCAGTTCCAGCTGGCGGATCTGCGCCGGGCGGTTCAGCGCTTCGTAGCGCAGGCGGATGCGCTGGCTGACGAATTCCAGGCTGTTCTGCACATGCAGGCTGTAGGCCGCATCCGGCAATTGCACGCGATAGGCCGGCAGGCCCTCGGGGTGCACCTCGATGATCGGCAGGCCGCCTTCGCGCAGGCTCAGGGTCATGGCCGAGTCGTTCAGGCTCAGGCCTTCGAGCATCACGCTGTCGCTGTGGGGGATCAGGTTCTGCCAGTCGGCCTGGCTTGGCACCGTGCCCTGGTCCGGCGCCTGGTAGAGGGCGAAGTTGATGCCGTCGCGATTGCTGCGGATAAACCAGGTCCACTGGCCGTCGAGCAGGCCGTGGTC
Protein-coding sequences here:
- a CDS encoding cyclic nucleotide-binding domain-containing protein, whose translation is MPEPTLLNNEIRDWLMDCGLFDQLLPADFNAAAGYFSISSIAQGQEIFREGDAGSFMCIIHSGQVAVQKTNSEGVRVTIATLRSGRAFGEMAVLDGERRSASCVAASDCQLLNLGKDSLEKMLNDAPKIAAKIIRALAVSLSKRLRMADGQLLSQQV
- a CDS encoding S9 family peptidase produces the protein MPVSAPVTSAPIARKAEGPDPYAWLQERDTDAVFDYLKAENSYQEAALADQTELRETLFQEIKGRILETDLSLPSPWGPYLYYTRTTAGDEYARHYRCPRPADDSLSVDESQEQLLLDPNELANGGFFSLGAFSISPDHQRLAYSLDTSGEEVYTLFVKELSSGKISELAFADCDGSMTWANDSLTLFFGELDDTHRPHKLFRYRLDGTAAEEVFHEPDGRFFLHCYRSSSEKQLLLSLGSKTTSEVWVLDAAQPQDAFTCLAPRVEHHEYDVDHGLLDGQWTWFIRSNRDGINFALYQAPDQGTVPSQADWQNLIPHSDSVMLEGLSLNDSAMTLSLREGGLPIIEVHPEGLPAYRVQLPDAAYSLHVQNSLEFVSQRIRLRYEALNRPAQIRQLELAGGEQKVLKETPVLGVFDPDAYVSQRLWATAADGTQVPISLVIKREALGRPAPLYLYGYGAYGESLDPWFSHARLSLLERGVAFAIAHVRGGGELGEAWYRAGKQEHKQNTFSDFIACAEHLIAQGLTTSGQLAISGGSAGGLLIGAVLNQRPELFKAAIAEVPFVDVLNTMLDPELPLTVTEYDEWGNPEEPEVYARIKAYAPYENVEAKAYPATLVIAGYNDSRVQYWEAAKWVARLRATKTDDNLLLLKTELGAGHGGMSGRYQGLRDVALEYAFVFKILGIA